Proteins found in one Hyla sarda isolate aHylSar1 chromosome 7, aHylSar1.hap1, whole genome shotgun sequence genomic segment:
- the MRPL37 gene encoding 39S ribosomal protein L37, mitochondrial, translating to MAASMLTHSMSAAGLPCARTSGLRCLSISAPRSRRKDVQPRQRKEPMEIPGLERITYADRCYYVPWLARPQFPRFEMNWNPQYYRCPPAQEMALYKEQPSYVFNPKCRLLGGVKQALWLTKSKLIEGLPQRILKLCEDPAYTFPNHEELVHNAISSACLWSTTEEIREREEYCPKLLESLLHLCRTQHCTYPSLSQRTFVENWKLATSWHKDSTIYHIRGTNGSLICAKTPLEPLASSSEIQATEPHVLESLHPLSPAIDLQEVNVYEEKNDIGFKDGFPYPNLHTVYLTEPCSTRAKFSPDQLRAKMIMIAFGGAVAKARILFGEDVKTLPQPVVVQSVGTDGQLFHFMVLQLNTLDFQSNDGIKNLVWMDGDQALYDTVACKPKIKRKVVLIPAGIAGFKPETFVKFWAMYLNGAV from the exons ATGGCGGCCTCCATGCTCACACACTCAATGTCTGCGGCCGGTTTGCCCTGTGCCCGGACAAGCGGCCTCCGGTGCCTGAGTATCAGCGCCCCCCGCAGCAGGAGGAAGGATGTGCAGCCCCGGCAGAGGAAGGAACCCATGGAGATCCCGGGGCTGGAGCGCATCACCTATGCCGACCGCTGTTACTATGTCCCCTGGCTGGCGCGGCCCCAGTTTCCCCGCTTCGAGATGAACTGGAACCCGCAGTATTACCGCTGCCCGCCAGCCCAGGAGATGGCGCTGTATAAGGAGCAGCCCTCCTATGTCTTCAACCCCAAGTGCCGGCTGCTGGGAG GTGTGAAGCAGGCACTATGGCTGACAAAGTCCAAGTTAATTGAAGGATTACCTCAGAGGATCTTGAAACTATGTGAAGACCCGGCCTATACATTCCCCAATCATGAAGAGCTGGTGCACAATGCTATTTCCAGTGCCTGCCTATGGAGCACCACCGAAGaaataagagagagagaggagtacTG TCCAAAGCTGCTGGAAAGCCTCCTCCATTTGTGCCGAACACAACACTGTACATATCCCTCGCTGTCACAGAGGACATTTGTGGAGAACTGGAAACTGGCAACTTCCTGGCATAAGG ACTCTACTATTTACCATATAAGAGGTACTAATGGTTCTCTGATTTGCGCCAAGACCCCACTAGAACCTCTGGCTTCCTCCAGTGAAATCCAAGCCACTGAGCCGCATGTTCTGGAATCCCTCCATCCACTGTCGCCTGCTATTGATCTACAAGAAGTAAAtgtgtatgaggaaaaaaacgaTATAG GTTTTAAGGATGGGTTCCCGTATCCCAACCTCCATACTGTTTACCTCACTGAACCCTGTAGCACCAGAGCAAAGTTCAGTCCGGACCAGCTGAGGGCTAAAATGATTATGATAGCCTTTGGGGGCGCCGTAGCTAAAGCCCGAATCCTCTTTGGG GAGGATGTGAAGACTTTGCCCCAACCAGTTGTAGTGCAGAGCGTTGGCACTGACGGGCAGCTGTTCCATTTCATGGTGCTGCAGCTGAACACATTGGATTTCCAATCGAATGACGGCATCAAGAACCTTGTCTGGATGGATGGAGACCAAGCACTATACGATACGGTGGCCTGCAAGCCAAAAATTAAGAGGAAAGTGGTTTTG